The genomic DNA GCCGTGGACGGTCCTTGACCTGGTCCCGTCGGGTTCCTACCTTGGAGACATGAAATTGAGGCGCGAATCGAGTGTTTCGAGGCGCTGAACTGGAGAAACGAAGAGATGCCAACTCAAGCAGTTACAGATGCAGATTTTGACGTTTCGGTTTTAGAAGCCGATACACCTGTTGTGGTGGATTTTTGGGCGGAATGGTGTGGTCCCTGCAAGATGATTGCCCCGGCCCTTGAAGAGATTTCCGAATCGGTTGGCGACAAGGTGAAGATCGTCAAACTCAACATTGACGAGAACCAGAACACGGCCATCAAATATGGTGTGCGCTCGATTCCCACACTGATCATGTTCAAAAATGGTGAGCCGGTCGATATGAAAGTCGGAGCTGCTCCCAAGAGTGATCTCGACAAGTGGATTTCCGGCGCGGTCTGAAGGTCTTCTGAGGGTCTTCTGAAGGTCTGGAGAATATGTTTCAAAGCGCTTTTGCGTATTGAAAAAGCAGCCCCGGAAGCATGAACTGACCCCCGAATGTTGGACACCAACTTCGGGGGTTTTCTATTCCGGCAGCGTGCCGTTGGCCTTCAACACTTCGCCAGCCAGATACAGCGATCCGCAAATCAACACGCGCGGGCTGGTGTCATACTGCCAGTTTTGCGACAGCGCAGTCAGCGCCGCTTCGACAGAAGCTGCGGGTTCCGCACTCAGCCCGGCGGCGATCGCAAGATGCGCCAGTTCATCAGCGTCTCTGGAGGCGTCTGCGCCCGGAATAGTCACCGTAAAGACATGTCGTGCCAAGCTTTCAAAAGGCTCAAAGAAGCCGATCGGATCCTTGGTATTGAGCATTCCGGCAATCAGGAACAGTGGGCGTTCAACCCGTTCTTCCAGCGCCGCCATGGCACTGGCAACGACAGCACCTGCACCTGGATTATGGCCGCCATCGAGCCAGATTTCCGTTTCCGGATCGGTGAATTTTGTCATCCCACCGTCCTGAAGACGTTGCAGCCGTGCCGGCCAGACAGCGTGGCTCAGACCGGTCTCGCGTGCCTTTGCTGCGGGCATCATGCCAGCGGTCTCAAGGGTGGCGATGGCCATCGCCGCATTGCCTATCTGATGCT from Pararhizobium sp. IMCC3301 includes the following:
- the trxA gene encoding thioredoxin: MPTQAVTDADFDVSVLEADTPVVVDFWAEWCGPCKMIAPALEEISESVGDKVKIVKLNIDENQNTAIKYGVRSIPTLIMFKNGEPVDMKVGAAPKSDLDKWISGAV